TCTACTATATTATTAATTAGTAGCTATGTGCTCAAAAGTAATACTTATGACAAGAAAGTACacaaaattctatttatttatagataaaattatatttgagttgtGGGATAGAATacgaatatgaaaaaaaaaaaaaaaaaaaacacattttatcCTATATTTGATTAGTTATAAGATAAAATACATTATCACATTACTTATTATATCTCGtgtttaaacaaatataaaataagataagtgataatgtatattacaattcatctttttcatatattttcaatatagaATATGTTAattgtaaattaaaatatagaatatagaatatatatatatatatatatatataatatatatatatatatatatcaaaatttttttaatcaaattttttatattttttatgttacttatttcataaaataaatttttttttgttataaaattgaatttgtggttaaaaaagactaaaaacaatatattataaaataatattaatataggcattattaaatataaacatatttataaaatttaaatattttaatcatgaatattgttaagaAATTTcgtattttttcaaaatagaaaatattgaaatacaatataatttttattttaaatattaaaaaataacttatttccattttatttatcttttattcattttacaaagtaaatataaaaataggatAGCATATTTCATTTGATATACTATCTTATGATATCATTTCCATGCATTTTTTATCTTATGAAAAATGTATGAAACCTAGGTAAAGGTGttacatttgaatttttaaaatttgggtttttattttgttattttcacttgaaACTTATTagtctattttaatttaagtttaaagttatttaatttaaaattttgtctaaTTCAATgaattaacataattattttattaatttaaaccaataattatcctcattaattttaaatttattgaatatagataaaaaagaaatttaaaattgagaatatattaattatttttatttaatatttaatatttaatatttaaaataagttattttatcatattacaATATTacattgatttaccaaacatcttatttttgtctctaaaaactaaaaaaataaaaaataaaaagtaaaaataaaaactattttaatatgatgacatataaatatatatatatatatatatatatatatatatatatatatatatatattttagtgcTGTAAACCAAACCATGAAAGGCAGGATTCAGTGGTGGTAGATCATCATTCCCTCATCCTCCATCTAACTAGAATTTTCCTTAAAacgaagaagaaaaacaagaaaatgaagcaaaccagttttcccaagaaaatacatttttcaaTCAAGCCCTATGGCCTTGTTTCTGTCATGTGTTTTGCCTTTTAAGGAAAGCAACTTGAGAAAGTCAAaacaaatgggaaaaaaaatggtggtaGCCAGTTGTGTTTATACATCTTTGAAGTAAGAAAAATGGCCTTCTACCTCCAAAAATTATTACATATCCCCAAATAATAGTTGATACTCATTCAAAATCCAAACATCAATTCAGAGGTAAATAGAAACATTTATCCTCCACAAGAACAAGAACAATTCAAATACCATTACTTCCAGGGACCAATTCTCAGGTCAACAAGGCAATTCATTGATCCTATAAAGAACAATTCAAATATccataagaataaaaaaaatcaggaaaTAAACAAAGGCATGGCCAACACTCATCCCAAAGCTGTAGTCAAGTTTCATCTCTCAGATGGTTACTGCCATCATTTTATCAGATctcattcaaattcaaaaaaccTTCTAACAAGAATGTCACCTTCCTTGAAATTTTATTCCCTCAATTGATACAACAttcaagtctctcaagcaaAGACAAAGGAGAAAACAATAAGACCATACACACAATGAAACCGGCATTCAAAAGAATCAGCAGAACACATTAGGTGATGATGGTCCAGCTACCTGAAGTGCAACAGGATCCCACTCCACACTCTTGCCGCAATGTCCACCTTGAACTCCAACTACTTGGATCTGGGTCATCTGACTAGACCCAACAACAGAATTTTCAGCCAGATTCAATCTTCTGGAAGCAACTGTCTTCATCCGGATCCTCTCAGCTCTAGAGCCAATTACCTGTCCCAATATAGAGGCTGCAATGGTAAATGCCATAGCTGTCTTAGGCATCAATACGGACTTCCTAAGCATGGCTATGAAAGGAACAGCTGCGTGGACGGCTGCAAACCAGGAAGGTGAGAATTTTTCTGTGTGTTCCCTCCATATTCCTAAAGGAACATTTGCTGCCATGCCTAAGACACCAATAACAAGCATTTTTGCAGGTAGGGGTTGTGGGCGGAGGTTCTTCACCATAGCAGTCCGTGCTAGTGCTGCTCGGGCAGCAACAATTGCTGGAGGGCACTTGAATTTCATGCCAGGAGGGGGTTGAAGAGCCTTGGCAACAATTGGGATGACATGGCTCACAGCCCGGTACGACTTGGCAATTGGGCAGTTTCCAGTTTCTAGCCACTCGTTGCTCATTGCTTCATGTTTTGAATCACCTCTCTGGAAGATTTGAACAATTGATTGTTAATGGAAAAGTAAAATATCCCTTTAAACCATGAAGAGAGGGCCtaaatttcttcataaaattttgGCATTCAGTTCAGTCACGAGCAATCTAAAAACACAAGAAGTTTCATGTTTCAGTTCATTTCAACATATGTTCACACAAaagatttgtttatttgatgaaattttggaattttgtttGCTTCTGAGCATGAATTGACTAGAAATTCATTTAGAAATTATCTACCTCAGAAGAAGGCTCTTTCTTAGATGATTTCGATTCCCTTTTCTGATTCTTCCACTTATTAGAGAATGAATCAAAACTGAAGGGTCCTCCAAGACCAAAGCCTGACAGACTGATTGTGGCTGCCTTTGCAGCTAAAGGATTAAATTGAGGTGGGGCCTGTTCAGGTTCAAAATTCTCAGAACGCAAGAATACTCTTCCAGAAAGTGGAACAACCCCGTCACGGCCATGGAAAACCCTGAATGCCATATCAAAATTGGGACCATCTTCAAAAATTGGACCTTTTGCTCCACGCACCTGTGCAGAAAGAGAGAAATATCATTAAGTGttccaattaaaattttctgGCAATTCACCAAGTCAGGCATGCCTCTGCAATCATATAAGCATCACAGAAGTCCAAGACAAACCCACACACAGAAGGGCCTAAACTGATAAGTGAGAGGACCTGTAGCTAAATAACTTTTCAAGGTCTGCATAGCCCTAAGTATCAGTGATTGAAAACACCACTTTTGGGCCAAAGTGGAACAACAAATGTATGATAAGCTTATAAACCATGAACTCATTGAGATCCAgatgaaataaaatcttatgGCAATATTTAGAAGAATAACTTCATGTGCAAAGGAAAGTGAGCAGAAGAAATAACTTACAGGCATTGGGAAAGCCATGGGTGAGGCAAAGGAGAAATTTGTGGGTTCATTGATGTTCCTCAAAAATGGACATCTAAGTATGTCCTGCTGAGAAGGCAGACTGTCAGAAGTCAGGAAGCCTTTATTTAAATCTCTGAAGAAAGTATCCATTTTCAGAATGCAAAACTATCTGCACAATGAAAAAAGAGGAGTAAACAACAATATCGTCACAAAGCAATGAGCAAAAAGAGAACCGCTTAATGTGAACCCAAAATTCGGTATGTTGATGATCAAGCTAAGATAAAATCAAGACAAAGAGgctttaacttaaaaactatAACATAAAGCATGTACAGAAAGAATCTCCATATGTTAAAAATCCCATCAATTAAATCGCAAGCAAAAAAGTCATCTATCATCATCATTTATAACCAAAAAGCCCACACATCCCAAAAAGAACCAATTTGGAACCTAGATATGAGTGCACACAACTACATAATTCTAGATGTACAAAAAGCCAACCCAAGACATAATAAATGATAAACACCAACCTCCATGGAGTGATACATCATAAAAGTgtcaagaaagagaaaacaaagatggTTACAGACTTAAATTAACATAGAAGTAAACATGGCTTAAATTCATGAATATCAGAAAAAAATAGTTTGAACTAGGGTATTGGGAAGGAAAACACTTTGCCGATGTTTAGGTCTAGCTCAAGCTTAGAACATAGCTGGGCTGTAAAGAACATGCAGAACATAGGATGTGAAGCTGGTCAAATCCAGCATGGTTTGTATAAGACCAGAAACTAGAGTCAGCAGCTCGCCTAATGGAGAGTAGCAAACTACAAAATAAGTAACAGTCGCACCATATGGCATACACATGCTCTTGGGTAAGTGTGAAAACAAGAAGCAAATAACTAGAATCATCAGATTAGAATACCAAAGGGAATTATTGACCAAGACCATCAAGAAATTTGGGTGCTTTCTATATGAATTTCTGTTTGCATATCGAGACAAAGTATGACCACAATCATCAATTGAAACCTAAGCTGTAAAAAACTGACTAATAAACCTCTCGGCTCAGTTTGAATCTCGGAGAGAATAAGACACTTTCTTGACCCACCCTTCCTTTCTCCTCTCCGAGACACACAGAATCATGAAGTCCAGAACTCCATGAATCAGAAATATGCATCACAACCCTCTGGAAACAATTCTTCAGAAAATTTCACAACCCAATCAAACATCCTAAAACATATCAGAATCATTTTGTGACCAATAAATTGCAACATAAAAAATCACCATTTGTTGgtcaaaaagcaaaagaaaaaagaaattccaACATCCTGCTTCATGGTTCATCagattttccaaaagaaaataaaagcaaacAAACGGCAGGTAGCTGGattagatagttttttttttttttcgttttttattCTCACAGGCTCCAAACGGTGGAAATCATGAGATCCAGACTCCCAatctcctttctttttcaaaaaaaaaaacaacacatctaaatcaacaaaaatgcTCATACAAGAACATCAATACTCCAAACCCCCCAAAATTCCACCCAAAACAAAACTGTTCATAAAAATCACACCAACACCATCCAAATAAAACCATCAATCCTCAATTCCAAAAactaacaaatgaaaaaaagtacCAAATCACAGACAACAAATCAACCCCCCAAAAAAAAGGAACTAAATGGTAGAAGAATTACCTGTAAACGTTAAGGCGCACAAAAAACccagaatgagaaaggaagaaaggaatcaaaagaGAGAGAGGCTTTCAGAGAGTATTAAAGTTGTGTTGCCCACACGCCTACTTTGACATACAATTGGGTGGAACTGGTATTCCAAGTTTGGTATGTCCGGTCAACTTTTGGCAGctctcctctctttctctctttccttctttctttggGCGAGGCCACATCGCAACACGTGAATCATGCACCTAAACGCTGCGTTTCACCCTACCCCTTGGGAAGCCGGACGCGTTGGTTCCAATATTCCCAAAAGAGATGGTCAATGAAGAAGATTCCCAAgattttgggtgtttttttttttttttttgggggatTTTTTTGCTGCCAAATATGTGAAAATGTCTTTGCATAATTTTTggtatgaatgaaaaaagatTGTCAACTTTTAAAGGTGTGATAGAAGGGCGGAAATATGTATGGTGAaaggaaatatgaaaaagataagCTTGACTTTTTGGCAAAATGGGCATGTGTAGGTGCATGCCATCTAGGCATCTATCACCCACcaactactactactactacatTTAAAATGGTTGTGTCAAACATCCACCACccatattttaatattgaagCATTTTAGACATGACATTCTTCAATTTAACGACTTTTAAATAAGTGCCATTATTGGATGATTTTCTTCTCTTATGGGGTCCTCATTTAGGGTTAGAGAATGCCTTGGCAAATATGAAAACGGCACAGCCAAGCGGtccaaatatttcaatttcatcACAAGGGACAACTCATTTTACTAAACAACATTTCTATTTCACCTCAAAAACCCTAAGATATTTATTACCCATGTGCATGAAAAATGCATGTAGAATTGTTAATAATTAGTTCGAAAAATGTTGAGTCAGATCGTTAGATATGTATGATAAGATTTAAATCTTTGAATAAGGTTTAATCAAATAAGGCCAAAGTACAATAATACAAAAACGAGacttaaaaatgtataaattgtCTGAGTGATGATGTCTTTTTAATATACACCGAAAAAATACTCGTGTATATTATGGTCAAACTCTAATGTGTCCCTTTTTTCCCCCGACTAATCTTCACATAAATGATCATTAGAATTGTACCAGCAACttgcaaatataaatattatgctTCAACTGTGATGCAAAATTTGGATATTCAATCTCTGTTGACAAAAGATTTACAAGAAATGGTACCATCTGTTGCCTAATGTTAAcagagaggggaaaaaaaaatccccgAACTGCAAATCAGAGAAAAGAGGCCAcataaatttaatgtattttcctttcttttttttctttttttttttgggtttattttctCTCAACTTCCATTGATGCAGTAGAGAATCTAGCAGAACTCTGTTTAAAAGGAGGAACGCCAAAGTTGCGAAGTCCAGTAATGGTAACCCAGGCCTTCACCTGGAGTCCATGATTCATGAATAAACATCCTACGACCTATTTGGGAGTTGATTCCTCACCCGATCTTTTGTATTCTGGCTTCAGCTCGTATGTTCCTTGGTTAGTTCCCTTGTTGTTGTAGACACAGAGATCCTTCAGCAAATCTTTCAGAAATTGCTGTGGAGCATCTGTCAGTTAACACAGAAAAAACAGCAGAACAAgcaccaaaccaaaaaaaactaGTTCACCCATAAAATATTCATTCATAGACTGCAAATTTTCAGTTTTTCACTAATTGGAAATTTTGATCTGATTATAGCAAATGGATAGCTCCTTACAAATACAGAGTTTATATTGCAATAGCAAAGCAGGATGCTTTACCAAGGGTTGGTTTAGTTGTACATACTAATTTAACAAACCCTCATGTTTGGATTCACGGTTGCAAAAGAGCTCAAGCAATCAATTATGGAAATTTTCATTGAATAATATGCCTTTTAACAATACCTGGAGAAAGAAATAAACATAGTAGAGTTGCACACTCctcaaaggtttttttttttcttttctgactGTCAAACTTTATTCGGTTAGTAGTATTGAACCTTAAACCACTCATCCATAAACCAACTCCTTGCCCCCTGAGCTTGTCCCCAGGGACTACTATTCTTAAAGGCAACTTAACTACCAGTCAAGAATTATGTGCCCCTATGTAGATGATGAAATGATTATTAGTCGAGTGGCAACTAGATGGAAAAAACTAGAAGTGGTGCAATGgatttttgaagatttcataCATGAACAAAACAGTTTTGATTTAAAAGGCTTAGTTGCACTAACTGCTTAGGTAGAATGGTTCTAAATAAGGGTGCAGGCGGAAGATTactaagattaaaaaaaaatgaacctcTAAAATTTATGCAGAAAGGAGTGAATAAAAACATACTTCAGGTTGGTCTGTCTCCTGGATCAGCTGTCTTAAAGTCCAATTTGGTTGCCTTTCAAAGAgcttaaacaaaatttcttccATCTCTCCCCGGTCCCTTCTCGTTCTTTTCATGTCCGATCCCTTAGTTGGCATTTTCTTCTTATCCTATTAAAAAAGACAGCAGCTCTCCTTATATGAAACACTAGATGGTCAAAAATATGTTCCAAGTTCCAACATTCACATACAATGGCAAAATAAGGTAAGTACCCTGCAAACAAGCAAACACAAAGCAAGACTTAAGAAAGCTACACCCAAAAAAAGGAAGTAGCCATGCCCATACTTACACTGACTGCAGAAGCTATTACCATCCCTGGCATAGGCCGCATATGTGACCCATTATCATTGTCAATCACCTGAGAATGGGATTTAAAGAAGTAGAATAAGACTAAAGAAAATGTATCAGGTGTCCTCACAAATATATGAAGCAATCACTAGAACCTGTATCTGTCTACTTCTGGTCATATATTTGCTTGTCCGCTCACGACAGAGTTTACCATAGTTCTGAATGTTTTCATTATGGGGCTTCATGTCAAATTTGTTAAGTATTTTCCCCTCCACTGCGGTTCTTCCTACAATGAAGGAATTGTATCCACATTAGTGAAATTTGCCAAACTGACAGtcctaaatgaaaaatattaattagtaAAGGCACAACACAAAATAGAAGCTAGCTCATCACGTTTAGAAAATAAGTGGGCTATGGCTCTCCTCATTCTCCTTAACTTCCCAATTCAGTTCTAGAGCATCTCTAAGGTATGAAAAAGCAATAAAAATAGTGGCATACAAAAACAGAACTaacaacaaaatattttcagaagGATACAAGGATAAACTGTATTCTGATCTAGGTCCAACTTAATCCAGAAGTTTGATCAGGAACTTCCATTAATTAATGGCATTGctttttaaatctaattaaCAAGTTCAAGACACTGCCCACATACAGAGCTCTTTATCCTTTCCCTTTTGAAACTATTTGTTGCAAAACGATATTTCATTACTGGACTCCTTTTTTTCTACTACTTATGAAAGCCTAAATTTAAGCCTGACTGCAACATCTCTATTCTCCTTTTAggattctttttaaaaaaaaaaatgtaaatacaaaatataaactACAACCACCCCTCATTACTTTaatgttactttatttttcaaaaaaaaaaaagtgaaatgatagaagtgaataaaaatttaagtccTAATTGAAATATGAGATGAAAACAACAAACCAAATAGAGATGGAAAGAAATTCTTTTATCCTCTTTAAAGCAAAGTATTACCATTAGAGGACTTTAAAGATAGTAATACACATGAATGCATACATATATAACTAAAATGCAGGAGTGACCAGAAACACAACAAAATAATGTATCTTCatcctttatttgattttattgttgtttGGAAAGGTCCTTAAGTTGTAATGAGgttttttttctccatctttttAGGTGATCCTtgtatacataaaaaaaaaaaaaaaaaaaagtatgtccATCCTCTACagaatttatttctctttagGAAGTTCCTTATGGTGTAAAACAAGTGATCGTTATATGCATCCTGTATGCATGGCTTGTGCTCCTATTTGGTGCTTCTCTTACACATCTAATTTACCTATTAAagaggggaaaagaaaaagtgaagtaTGTCCATATTAGAACTCTAAAAGTTCCCCGTAGCTTCTATGAGAACAGATCCAAAAAACCAATACCGTGCGGGTACCCAAAATTTCCATGTGATAGATCATATGGGGTCCCATTTGATGGCAAAACAAATACAGCAGGCTGTCTCCGCACTTTCCTTCTCTTCCAACAAAACTTCCTTGCCAGCAGGATAAAAAAGGACTGAGCAGAATCCAAGGGACTCCAAATGTAGAAAATAACAGTGGACATAGGCTGCAACTGGTAACACAATTACTGAGAAAGAAATTGGTTGGTTCCTGTTTGCACATGTCACACCAAATTCAGTAAAACCTACCCCTCTGCTGCTGGTCAACTGTCAGAACCCCCCAAACAGCTCCCAACACAAAAACACCAACCTTAGATGGGGCACTGGAATCCCAGAGTATTGGCAATGGGAAGGAAGTATTGGTACCAAAAATAGCACTTTGTGAAAAACAAAAGCAATCAGTCTAGAAGGCTTCCACACCAACTTTGTCTTCTCTAAAGTCAAaaactccaaattcaaatacACAAGGaacaaatgtttttattaatttctagGCTTGAAGCCTTCTATGAACCAAGGGTTTTGATCTGAGATGGACATACAGGATCAGAATCTCAGCTATTAGTGGCTCGTTCAGGCATTAGGTTGCTCACAACAGCCAGGAGTAGGTTAGCTACCTGTTTTTCATTCTCCCACAGCCCCTAGTTATtcttggtgaaaaaaaaaaaaaaaaaactccacacACACAACAAGCTTTTATGGCTTAAAACTGTCTTTAGGCTCTTCTTATGAACAATGAGAAAAAGTAGCTAAAGGTGGGATTGTCTATTTATCATAgaggaaataaagaaataataattttcctaaaaagtGTTTCCTACCTTTCTGTTGTTTTAGTTGCTAAGAAAGGAGATATTTCGCTTAGTTGTAGGTAAAGTAGAGAAActgaagagaaaaagaagttttaattcatattataaatatttatatttttgtttttgctttttgattgtTGAGGGTGGGGGGAAATTTTTCTGATTGGTTGCAAAAAAGgtagagaaaaggaaaagaaaacaacattACTTTGATTTCACATTATGACTACTAAGGAAGtacaaaatttttgtttagttGCCTTGAAACTAGATGAAACTAACAGAAATTAAAAgatcttatttttccttttttgaacttcatttttatgtaattttggtttatgagGAAGTAGagatttttttgttgattaataaGAAAGAGGaggggaaaaagaaattgacatttttatcttttcaaatttcaccTTTCTGTGTTTGTTGGAGCATGATATGTATTGTAGGCTCAAATCATAACAACTTCAACTTTGAAAATTGATTacttaacatggtatcaaagctttggTTAATTGGAGATCTCAAGTTCAAGTTCTTCAATCTATTTATCTATCTAATAATGTATCAATATGTGATTTGTCTACAGCTCCCACATGGGTCGGACACGTGTGAGGTTGGTGGGGATACAGGAGGGTGTTTgaagcttaagcttttaaaaaaattggttactCAACACCATTGTTTTGATTGATGAGAATTAGGTAGTTTCAATTTGTTTGTTGAGAAAGCATCATTGCCTAAATTTTAACAGCTTAAGTGCACGTGAGAGAGGGAGAGTGCTAGAGGAGCATGATATGTATTGTGGGCTTACTTTAAgctttaggaaaattggttacTCAACACTATTGTTTTGCTTGCTGAGAATTTGGTAGATTCAATTTGTTTGTagagaaagtgaaggaaaagtagagaaaaatgattttttttttcttcaatttctgttttataatattatgcttgatgaaacaaaaaaattcagtTTGGTTGTTCAGAAA
This DNA window, taken from Vitis riparia cultivar Riparia Gloire de Montpellier isolate 1030 chromosome 13, EGFV_Vit.rip_1.0, whole genome shotgun sequence, encodes the following:
- the LOC117928755 gene encoding uncharacterized protein LOC117928755, whose amino-acid sequence is MDTFFRDLNKGFLTSDSLPSQQDILRCPFLRNINEPTNFSFASPMAFPMPVRGAKGPIFEDGPNFDMAFRVFHGRDGVVPLSGRVFLRSENFEPEQAPPQFNPLAAKAATISLSGFGLGGPFSFDSFSNKWKNQKRESKSSKKEPSSERGDSKHEAMSNEWLETGNCPIAKSYRAVSHVIPIVAKALQPPPGMKFKCPPAIVAARAALARTAMVKNLRPQPLPAKMLVIGVLGMAANVPLGIWREHTEKFSPSWFAAVHAAVPFIAMLRKSVLMPKTAMAFTIAASILGQVIGSRAERIRMKTVASRRLNLAENSVVGSSQMTQIQVVGVQGGHCGKSVEWDPVALQVAGPSSPNVFC
- the LOC117928756 gene encoding general transcription factor IIF subunit 2, with amino-acid sequence MAEGSSNNANVDTSRSERAVWLMKCPPLVSRSLSSSSASDSLRPVAKVIVSLDPLLANDDDDSPPQFTMELAGTESGNAPKCYSMDMSQDFIPMAVFSESSQGRTAVEGKILNKFDMKPHNENIQNYGKLCRERTSKYMTRSRQIQVIDNDNGSHMRPMPGMVIASAVSDKKKMPTKGSDMKRTRRDRGEMEEILFKLFERQPNWTLRQLIQETDQPEQFLKDLLKDLCVYNNKGTNQGTYELKPEYKRSGEESTPK